GGAGCTGGAATTGCGCGCGGTGTTGGGGTGCACAACCGGGCCATTGAAATGTACTTCCGCATTCTGGATGATTATCCGGATTTTGGTAAAGATCCTGAGATATACTTTTTGATAGCTTTCACGCTCGACAATGACGTAAAGGACATTGAAGGAGCCAAGGGTATGTACAACGAGGTAATTGCGCGTTTCCCGGATCATGAGTTTGCAGTTCAGGCTGAAGAGCGCCTTAAAACCATTGACCTCACCGATGAAGAACTTATTGAGCTCTTTATGCAGCGCAATGCGGAAGCCGAAGCGGGAGCTGCAGGAAGCTAGATGAAATTTAAGGCTCAGACACAGACTGTAGGATAAAATAAACGCCCTCTCAATTTTGAAAGGGCGTTTTTCATTGCTATAAGCAGTTAGTTAGCGGACTATCAGCTTAAAATTGCGCTCAAACTTTTCAGAAGAAAGATTGACCATGTACAACCCGCTGTTGAGTCCATTCAAAGCCAGTGTGTGCAATTCGTTTCCAACAAGAGTCTCGTTTCGAAGTAATTTACCGCTCAGGTCATACATCTGCATGTGCACTTCGTTTTCCAGGCCATTCAGGTTGACTTGAAAATGGGTTGTGGCGGGATTCGGGAAAATCGAAACGTTGTGAAGCAGGTGCCCGGCAGTAGAAGTAGGGTCTTCCGTTTCGAATTCTGCAACCACATCATCAATGTAGTAACGGTTGTTGTTGTTGATGGAGTAAAAGTTAACACCACCCAAGGTGTTGAAGTACATCGCTGTGGTATAAACAGGAAGGTCGTTAATGTAAACGTCCATCAGAGCAGCATCCAAATCAATATCATGAAGGACTGAAAACCACTCTCCTTCGGGATAGCTGAAAGTGCCCAAAACGGTGTTTCCGAGTTTTATGGCAGCAATTCCCGGACTGTTTCCATTTTCATTGAAGTACACATTAAAATTCCAACCAACGCCCGGCGTTTCGCTTGATTGATGGTTGTAGTAAGCAGTTTTACCGGCAGGAATCAACATGTTCCATCCAATGTTTATTGCACCAGATGAATAGTCATCTCCAAGAAGCAAAATCACATCTTCAACACCGCCCTCCGCAACGCGAAGGGAGTGAGGCGCACTCGCAAATTCCTCTTCCACAACAAAGCATTCCATACCACCTCCCGGGTTCATGTCCCAGGTTATCCATTGGTCGGTTTGTGTGGTGAGAGGACCAGGTTCATAATTGTCAAAATCATCATAGATGTTTTGACCTTGTACATTCATTGAAAAGCACGCAGCCAATGCCACGCTCAAAACAGATAATTGATTTTTCATGGGTGATAGATTTTAGGTTAATGTTCACCCAATATTAAGAAAATCAAATGATTGCGAGGGGTGTTTTGCTAGTACCGTTTGACGAACGGCATTTTTTCAGTATGATTCGATAGCAAAACCGTAGGTAACGGAATTTATAAAAGTGCTAATAACAATAGAATTACAGCCACTTCAAAGCAATCATCTTCACAGCGGCAACAGCGCATTCTACGCCTTTGTTTCCGTGCTTACCACCTGATCTTGCCCGGGCCTGGTCTATGTTGTTGTCGGTGAGTACGCCAAATATAACTGGCGCGCTGTGCTTGATTCCCACTTGCATAATGCCCTGAGCAGTGGCGTTGCACACAAACTCAAAATGGCGGGTTTCTCCCTGAATCACGCTACCCAGCGCAACCACGCCGTCTGCTCCGGCACCTTCAATAAGCCACTCGGCAACAAGGGGCAACTCAAAGCTGCCAGGTGCATAGCGAACAATGATGTTCTCTTCAAGCACACCCATTTTGAGCAAAGCCTCTTGTGCTCCTTGCAAGAGGTTGCTGGTGATTTCGATGTTCCACTCCGATACGGCAATCCCCACACGCATGCGCTCTGTGCCTTCAACGGGACTCAGGTCGTAATCCGACAGGTTTTGGTTGGAAGTAGCCACGTGGTTTATTTCATAAAAAAGGCCCGTTAAACAGGGCCTTTTGGGTATCTCGATTATCCGGCAAATGCCTCAGCACGCGCAATGTATTTGTCTATGCTGCGGGCTTCGGTAGAGTCGGGGTATTTCTTTTTGATATCCTTGTAAAGCGACAGCGCCTTGCTGAAGTTGCCAAGTTCCTCGTAAACCAGGGCAGCCTTCATCATGTAAATAGGTGCGGTAAACTGATTGGCCGAGTGGCTGGCAGCTTTCTTAAACTGGCTCAGGGCTTTTTCATAATCGCCCAACTCAACGTAGCAATCGCCGATGGCACCAATAGCAACTGCTCCGGCCACTGCATC
This sequence is a window from Cryomorphaceae bacterium. Protein-coding genes within it:
- a CDS encoding 6,7-dimethyl-8-ribityllumazine synthase, which codes for MATSNQNLSDYDLSPVEGTERMRVGIAVSEWNIEITSNLLQGAQEALLKMGVLEENIIVRYAPGSFELPLVAEWLIEGAGADGVVALGSVIQGETRHFEFVCNATAQGIMQVGIKHSAPVIFGVLTDNNIDQARARSGGKHGNKGVECAVAAVKMIALKWL
- a CDS encoding T9SS C-terminal target domain-containing protein, which gives rise to MKNQLSVLSVALAACFSMNVQGQNIYDDFDNYEPGPLTTQTDQWITWDMNPGGGMECFVVEEEFASAPHSLRVAEGGVEDVILLLGDDYSSGAINIGWNMLIPAGKTAYYNHQSSETPGVGWNFNVYFNENGNSPGIAAIKLGNTVLGTFSYPEGEWFSVLHDIDLDAALMDVYINDLPVYTTAMYFNTLGGVNFYSINNNNRYYIDDVVAEFETEDPTSTAGHLLHNVSIFPNPATTHFQVNLNGLENEVHMQMYDLSGKLLRNETLVGNELHTLALNGLNSGLYMVNLSSEKFERNFKLIVR